One Leishmania panamensis strain MHOM/PA/94/PSC-1 chromosome 24 sequence genomic region harbors:
- a CDS encoding transcription elongation factor, putative (TriTrypDB/GeneDB-style sysID: LpmP.24.0200), with translation MSEFVQPPAPSEARPPSPPRLPDAPMDSASPSPVSQEIQNASASSVAKRPRVSEPITHFLTPSSLSGFSHSNSTVSPSTAALAAVESGGDLDADTESASPKQARVESVSTTPRSPYSNLPRKIPRKTPAVTPTSSVATPTLVTPPIASPASPPHISASSPSPTAKRATLHQRWATLLHDALMKERQSQESEGVLELCMRIVEAIPGDTEQIKDTFQTLLFSIKDSKNGELRRKVVEGELLVERLVTMDDRELANPELRKQIEEKMEERSKDTNLSEIRKAMRTSNSTLFKCHVCGARDSSWEQRQTRSGDEPMTVIITCNKCSTQWRKY, from the coding sequence ATGTCGGAATTCGTCCAGCCACCTGCACCATCCGAGGCGCGGCCGCCGAGTCCTCCGCGTCTGCCGGATGCACCGATGGATTctgcgtcgccatcgccagTATCGCAAGAAATACAGAACGCATCTGCCTCCTCGGTGGCGAAGCGCCCGCGCGTCTCTGAACCTATTACGCACTTTCTgaccccctcttctctcagTGGCTTCAGCCATAGCAACAGCACTGTGTCGCCCTCAACTGCGGctttggcggcggtggaaaGCGGCGGTGACCTCGATGCCGATACCGAATCAGCCTCGCCGAAGCAAGCGAGGGTGGAAAGCGTGTCTACCACCCCGAGGTCTCCGTACAGCAACCTGCCGCGCAAAATCCCCCGCAAGACACCCGCCGTCACCCCCACCTCGTCCGTTGCAACACCCACGCTTGTCACGCCCCCTATTGCCTCCcccgcatctcctccacacatATCGGCATCTAGCCCGTCACCCACTGCAAAGAGGGCCACGCTGCATCAGCGGTGGGCAACGTTGCTGCATGATGCGCTCATGAAGGAGAGACAGTCGCAAGAATCCGAAGGGGTGCTGGAGCTGTGCATGCGTATCGTGGAGGCGATTCCAGGCGATACGGAGCAAATCAAAGACACGTTTCAAACGCTGCTGTTCAGCATCAAGGACTCCAAGAACGGCGAGCTGCGGCGGAAAGTTGTGGAGGGAGAACTACTGGTGGAGCGCCTCGTCACGATGGATGACCGTGAGTTGGCCAAtccggagctgcgcaagcagATCGAAGAAAAGATGGAGGAGCGCTCCAAAGACACAAACCTCAGCGAGATTCGGAAGGCAATGCGGACGAGCAACTCGACACTCTTCAAATGCCACGTCTGCGGCGCCCGAGACTCCTCCtgggagcagcggcagacgcgcTCGGGCGATGAGCCGATGACGGTGATCATCACGTGCAACAAGTGCAGCACACAGTGGCGCAAGTATTAA